The Nostoc sp. 'Peltigera membranacea cyanobiont' N6 genome contains the following window.
GCTATTTTCCCATTGTGCAGTTGAGGAATCATAGCGATATCCTAAATAATGCCATAGCAACTGGTTAACTGTGGCATCATCAAGTTTATCGTCAATAATTGCCCAAATTGTTTCTGTATTTAGTGGTGGCAGGTTAGACATGTGTGATTAAAAACAGATAGTGTATACATAAACTAGGTAGACTGGAATCGTAAAGATTAGACCAGTTTATGCAGAATTCTACAGCACTACCAAAGATCGTCCGTGCCCATGTATTCATTTCTGGCCGAGTCCAAGGAGTGGGCTATCGCTATTCCACTGTGGATACAGCTAGACAGTTGGGATTAACCGGTTGGGTGCGAAATCTCCCCGATAGTCGAGTAGAGGCAGTCTTTGAAGGGGCGCGAGAGGTTGTAGATAACATGGTTCGCTGGTGTCATTCTGGGCCACCTGCTGCTGTGGTTAAAGATGTTGTGGTTGAGTATGAAGTCCCTGAAGGGTTACAAAGATTTGAAGTTAAGCGGGTTGAATAGAAAGTCATGCTAATATGCAGCTTTAGATACTGCATTTGCTGGGCATTAAAATCACATAAATTAGCGATCGCTAATGACAATATGAGGATGGGCTAAATTTGCAATCATACTTTGTATGGTAGTTCTGCACGCACTTTCAAATTTCATCGACTGCGATTTTGTTATCAGCGATTCAACTCCGAGTTATTGGTATGAAGGGCGTTGTCTCCAAAGTGGCGATCGCTTAAAATTACCCCGCACCTCAATGTCTGAAGCGATCGCCCACGGACTAATGCAACAGCTTGCTAAAAATGACTGTTATTCTCGTGAAGGCAAGATGTTTGGAATACTGTTGGTTGAATTGCTTAATGGCGAACAACGGGTACTAAAAGCTTTCTCCGGTCTTTTAAATGGTTGCAGTGTAGTTGAAGGCTGGGTTCCACCAATTCCAGGACGGGACGAAGTTGCTTTGGAGGAAGCCCGCACTTTAGCACAGTTGGACGCGATTAAACAGGAAATCCTTAGCCTGAAGCAACTAACCGAACGCCAGCAATATGAAACTTTATCCGATGATTTTGAGCAACAATTGCAAGCAATGAGCGATCGCCATCGTTATTGCAAACATCAACGACAGCAAAAACGTCAGCAAATCTGCAATATACTTACTCCAGAAGCACTCGCGATCGCCCTTGAACAACTCGACGAAGAAAGTCGTCAGCAAGGAATTGAGCGGCGACAACTTAAACGCCAGCAAAATGAAGTATTACAGCCTCTCCAGCAATTAATTGCAGCAACGGATACGCGAATTAGCGAACTGAAACAACAGCGTAAAGCGTTATCCCGTCAATTACAAGCTCAGATGCACGCTACCTATAGCCTGACTAATTTTTCGGGGCGATCGCGATCGTTACAGCAATTGATGCCGGGAGGTTCGCCTACTGGCACTGGTGACTGTTGTGCCCCAAAGTTACTGCATTATGCAGCAACACACAATTTCAAACCACTAGCAATGGCAGAGTTTTGGTGGGGTGCATCTTCAATAAATCAAGATAAAATTCAAGGAGAATTTTATGGCGCGTGTGCCGAACGATGTCAGCCATTAATGGGATTTTTACTCTCAGGGTTAAGACCTAACCCCCCGGCCCCCTTCCCTGCAAGAAAAGGGGGAGATGTCATACCGATTATTTATGAAGACAAATGGTTAATTGCTGTAAACAAACCTGCTGGGTTACTTTCAGTACCTGGGCGTTATAGCGATCGCCAAGATAGTGTTTTGAGTCGCTTACGTCATCTGTTACCGGATGGGATGATGCTTGTATCTGTGCATCGCCTAGATCGGGAAACTTCTGGGATTTTGTTGTTAGCACGCGATCGCCAAACCCACCGACAACTCAGCCAGCAGTTTCAGCAACGCCAGATTCACAAGGTTTATGAAGCCATACTTTCTGGTGTTGCGATCGCTGAACAAGGTGTAATTGACTTGCCATTGTGGGGAGATCCTGAAAATCGCCCTTATCAAAAAGTTGATTGGCAAAACGGTAAACCCAGCTTGACACAATTCCAAGTAATGGCGAGAGAACAAGATTACACTCGCGTAGAATTTACGCCGCTAACAGGACGTACCCATCAATTGAGGGTTCATGCAGCTGATACGCGAGGACTTGGGATAACTATTTTAGGCGATCGCCTTTATGGATGCGATGCAGTTACTAGTCGCTTACATCTGCACGCTAGAGAACTTAGGTTCGAGCATCCACAGTTAAAAAAAACCTTTTATTTAAAAGCAATTACGCCCTTTTGAAGAAATCCCCAAGAATCAAAGTATAACTTTGTCTGCCCTAAAAGCTAGCCTATTGCTTTTTTAATTTGGATGTGATAATTTTTGCTTGTAGTTAATTCAACGGTTAACCTATCGATTTACCGTACTTGAATAAATATCACAGTTAAAAGACTTCCCAATAAAAATATCCAACGAATTATTGTGAGATTACTTCACAAGGTTGGACAATTTATTCCTTGAAAATCCCTAGTGAGTGGTAAGAACGAGAGTCCTGGAGTTTACTTTTAGACTCTCATTCTTATCTTTTATTTAATCAAAGGAGTATAAAAAAGTTGTTGAATGAGTTCAAAAATTTATTATTTTTATTGCCACAACACTCAATCAAGCCCTTTAATGCCTTATTAGTTGCAACTTCCTGGTTAGGTTTAGCGATTTCTGGCTGCGCTCCAAGTAATGTAAATACTAATATCACTGCTAAAACTGTCAGTAACCAGACTCAAGAGAAAACCAATTTGATTCGTCTGGGATACCAAAAAGGGGGTGTAGTACCGGTTGCACGTCAAAGAGGAGAGTTAGAAAAGAAGCTGGCGGCTGAGAATATCAAAGTTGAATGGGCTGGCCCCTTTGATCGATGTGCTACCTTACTCCAAGCAATTAGCGCTAATCAAGCCGATATCGGCGGGTGCGGAGACATACCTGGATTGTCAGCGATCGCTGCCGGTCAGGATCTTTGCATTGGTGCTGTCCAGCGTCCCAGAGCAGAATCATTGGTCAATGCGATCGTAGTGCGTGGTGATTCTCCTATCCGCAAACCTGCTGACCTTGTAGGTAAAAAAGTTGCAGTCAATCAGGCTGGCGCAGGTGAGTATCTATTATTAAAAGTATTAGAAAAAGAGAAAATTCCTAAAGAGAAAGTTCAGCGTGTCTTCTTAGCTCCAACTGATGCTGCACCCGCCCTTTACCAAGGAAATGTAGACGCTTGGGCAGTTTGGGAACCTTATGTTTCAGTTGCCGAATTAGAGCATGGTGCTAGGAGAATCACTACAACCCATCCAGCCCCTACCTACAGTCTAATGCTGGTGCGTAACGAGGCTGCGGCTAAATCTCCAGAGGCGGTGAAAGCAGCTTTTAGTGGTTTAAGCGAAGAATACGATTGGTTGAATGCAAATACAGCAAAATCAGCAGAATTTCTAGTCAAGGAGATCAAGATTTCCCCAGTCGTAGCCAAGCAGGTAACTGAGAATCAAGGGTCACAGATACTTGTAACACCTAATGCTGATGATGTTGCCAAAATTCAGAAAACTGCTGACTGGATGCTAGAGCAAAAGATTCTACCGAAAAGGGTAGATGTTGCTAATACTATCTGTCCCACGGCTAAATGATGGGGGCAGGGGAAGCAGGGGAAGAAAGAATAACTAAATTAATGCCCAATTCCCAATTCCCAATTCCCAATTCCCAATTCCCAATGTAATTTTAAGGAGATGCACCATGCCGATTGAATTTATTGGAATGATTGGAACGCGACAAATATCTGAGTTAGATGGGCCGAGAGTTGCGATCGCTGGCGGTTCCATAGATGCCGCTTATGTTCGCAAATTTGCTCAGGCACATGAAGACGGTGGCTTTGACTACGTGCTAGTTGGTTATGGTTCAACTGGGCCCGATGGCTTAACTGTGGCATCCTTTGCGGCTGCGGCAACAGAACGGTTAAAGTTTTTAATCGCTCATCGCCCTGGTTTTGTAGCTCCGACACTCTTTGCACGTAAGGCAGCAACTTTGGATCATTTTACTAATGGTCGCATCGCCGTACACATTATTACAGGTGGTAGCGATGCTGAACAGCAACGCGATGGGGATTGGCTCGATCGCGATACTCGCTATCGCCGTACAGATGAATATCTTGACATTGTGCGCCGAGTATGGGTTAGTGATATTCCCTTCGACTATGACGGCGAATTCTATCGGTTGAAAGATGCTTACTCAGATGTGAAGCCTCTGCAACAGCCCCATATACCCGTGTACTTTGGCGGTGCTTCTGGTGCAGCAGTACCTGTGGGTGCAAAGCATAGTGATGTGTACGCTATGTGGGGAGAACCCATTGCAGCAATTAAAGAGCGGATACGTGAAGTAAAAGCTGTAACACCACCGGGGCGATCGCCACGCTTCAGTGTATCTTTGCGGCCGATTTTGGGTGATACTGAAGCCAAAGCTTGGGAACGGGCGCACTCAATTCTATCGCGTATTAAGGAAATTCGGGCGGCAAAAACAGCAAATCAACCGCCGTTAACTCCCTACTTGAATTCAGCGCGTCCGCAAGCAGTAGGTTCAAATCGGTTACTACAGTTTGCCCAAGAAAGCGAAATTTTCGATAAACGTTTGTGGACTCCAATTGCTGCTGCGACTGGCGCTTATGGTAATACTACCGCTCTCGTTGGTACGCCTGAGCAAGTAGCAGAGTCCCTTGTGGATTATTATGATGCGGGGGTAACAACTCTGTTGATTCGGGGATTCGATCCATTAGAAGATGCGATCGCTTACGGTCGCGATGTGATTCCTCTAGTCCGGGCAGAAGTGCAACGGCGGGAGCGACAAGCAGCTGTTATTGCTTAATGCAGCTTTGCATAAAATTTTAGTGTTTTGAAACCCAAGTTCCGCAAAGTCTTTTCAAACAATTTAACTACTCACTATTCAGCACTCAAATATTTGAAAGCTGCTGTAAAGAATTTAATTATTTCAAAAGTGCATGACTAAAGTATTCATTCTCGATGCCAACCAACAACCGTTGTATCCAGTCCGCATCAGCCGTGCTAGGCTGCTATTGTCACAAGGTAAAGCTACCGTATTCCAGCGATATCCCTTTACTATCATTCTGAAGGAGTCTTTATCTCATCTAAAACTTGAGCAACTTGGCTTCAAAATTCACCCTGACATTAAAATAACTCGTAATTCGTAATTAGTTAATCTTAGTCGCCTCCCAAACCGAGGAATATAGATGACAAACCCCACTATCTTGGAACCATTACCAGAAGACCAATGGTTTATTGAGAGCCAGGAACTACGATCCTTTGTAGCAACAGTGCGAGAAATTAGCGCGATCGCAGATGACGATCGCCCCCAAACTCTCGCCAGATTAGAACCATATTTCCAAGAACTCCTTGCCCAACAGGAATGGCTACCTGAAAAGTTTGCCCAAATTAATCCTGAAAGCAAGATGGGTGGCGGTATAGGTCAGTGGTTACTTTATCGCGCTAAAGACCGTTCCCTCTCAGTCTTCAGTTTGGTGATTCCCCCAGGTTCCACGACTCCCGTCCACGACCATTTAGCCTGGGGATTGATTGGTTTATACAAAGGCAATCAAGAAGAAACAGTCTATCGCCGTGTAGATAGCGGTGATGCTGAAGGACACGCACAATTACAAGTAACTGAAGTGCGATCGCTTCAACCAGGCGATATTTACCGCCTCTTACCCCCAGATGGTGATATCCACGCCGTCAAAACTACATCCCAGAGCGCATCTGTATCTATTCATATTCTGGGTAATGATACTGGCTGCATCTTGCGTCACCAGTTCATCCCAGAATCTCACAGCGTCAAATCCTTTCGCTCTGGATATTCCAACGCTCCTTGCAAAGAGGAAGAAGAAAAAGAACATGCCCAGGTACGATAGACCACAACCCCCTATATTCGAGCAAGTTGAAGACGAACGTCTGCACCGCAAACAACGCCTAGCTGCTGCTTTTCGCCTGTTTGGTAAATTTGGTTTCAGCGAAGGAATCGCAGGGCATATTACGGCTCGCGATCCAGAATTTACAGACCATTTTTGGGTCAATCCATTAGGAACATATTTCGGTCATATCCGAGTTTCTGACCTAATCTTAGTTAACAGAGAAGGTGAGGTGGTTAAAGGCGATGCTGAAGTAAATCGAGCCGCTTTCGCCATCCATTCTCAGATTCATGAAGCTCGACCTGATGTAATTGCGGCGGCTCATGCTCATTCCCTTTATGGTAAAGCCTGGTCTAGTTTAGGTCGTCTCCTTGACCCCTTGACACAAGATTCCTGTGCTTTTTACGAAGATCATGCCCTATTTGATGATTTCACCGGTGTGGTTTTAGAAACTTCTGAAGGTCAACGACTGGCAGAAGCTTTGGGGCCAAAGAAAGCGATAATTCTCCGTAACCATAGTATTTTAACTGTGGGACAGACGGTAGATGAAGCTGCCTTTTGGTACATTAGTTTAGAGCGATCGTGCCAAGCCCAACTGCTGGCAGAAGCTGCGGGTAGACCCACTATTATCAAACACGAAACAGCCCGTTTAACACAAACTCAAGTTGGATCGCGTACAAGTGGGTGGTTTGGTTTCCAGCCCCTTTACGACAGAATTGTCCGTGAGGAGCCTGATTTCCTCAATTAGTCATTAGGCATTGGGGATTGGGCATGGGAGCAATGCGATTTTGTGAGGTTGGTGGGATTCGTTGGCTAGAAATAAAGTCCAGCAAGGGTTATGAAGGATTAGCCGCATGGTCATGAACCCTGACAACTTAATGACAATGTAGGTGCGAAACCTACCATCCAGGTGCAGGATTGAAAGCACTTTCCCAAAGGCAACGCGACTAGCCATCAATCCGTAAAGCGGGAATGAAAGGTAGCTCTACTGATAGCCTAAGTTGGTATATATCAAGCATAGTATCCATGAGTAAAGCGATCGCTTAAAGATGCGTTTGAATCACCGTTACAAAAAAGTAGCGAAATCAGGCTGCCGCTACAACCAAAAGGTGAAGGATATAACCCACATTCCGCACTTCAATTTGAAGTACAAATTAATTACAGTTAATGAAAACGCAAAAAATTAGAATAATTAAGAAAATAATACTCAACGAATCTGATTTTGAAAAAAAAAATCAAATATAAAATATTTTCTACATCAAGTAGTTTATCTAAGCAACAAAAATTATAGGAACGATTATTTTCCCTTTGAATATTAATAAGTTGTCACTTTACTGTGTTGTTGTTTAGATTAAGAGATTAGATAGTATTTTTGACAAGACACTGGGAGAAAATTCAAAATAAAATTGCGTTCTTGGGTTAGATTAACAATTTGATTAACTCCATTCAAAGTCAAAATGTGAATCCCTTGAAAGCATTGAAATATCCATTTTAATGTGGGGCACTTCGTTAATTTACCTAGTTGATTTTTAACTCCGATATTGGCTCTTTTTAAACTATTTCTTAGTTCCCTCTGACCGAGATTATAAACTAATAAGCACAAAGACATTAAAAATAACATCGTCTCGATTCTTTCAGGATTTTCTACAAAGAAACTATCAGTGAAAAATAAAGGATTTTTCAGAAATCTAAATCCTCTTTCGCAAGACTGTTGATTTTTATAATTTGTAATAATTTCTGATGACTTTAATTTCTCATCTTCAACTAAATTAGTTGCTAAAATAAATCTTCCAGCTTCTTTTTTTATCATTGCTATCTCTTCTAGTTTTTGATGATCCACTCCCTCGATTTTATAAATAGTCTTATTTTTCGATGTCTTGTCAATAAGTTTAGCTTCTTGAATTTCAAAGAACTTTAGTTTTTTGTTTATGCTTTTTAGTTTGTATCGAGCTTGGTCGGGATTTTGAAAATCTTCTTTTTTTAATTGGTTGAGCAGTTTTTCCACTTTATTTTTTTCTGCTTTGAGATTTTTCTCTAGCTTTTCTAAATCACTTTTTTGTCTTTTTTGACTTTCTACTATTAGCCAGATTTGTTTGATACCACCATAATTTACTATTTCTTCTTTCCACTTATATCCGTCTAAATTTAGGATTCTTCTCTTCTCTATTTCTTCGGAATCTATCTCTTCTATCTCTACCGACTGAACTAATTCCTTCGCTCTTTTTATCGTCATTGGGACTCTAGTTATCCATTTTAAATGTTCGATTAATTTGATATTTTCTTGACTATATAATGCACTATCACAGACCATGATACTCTCAAAATTTATTTGCTTTTTAAATTCTACTAAGATTTTTCCAAAAACTGCTTTATCTGCTTCGTTCCCATCTCCAACTCTCATTAGTAATGGGATGTCTCCATCACTACTTGTTATTAAATCTAAAACGCATTGCTTTAAATCTGGTCTATGATCGCGAGAATATCCTTTAGTGATAATTATTGGTTTTTCTTTGATTATTTCTGCTTCTTTCTCTTGTTCTTTTTCCCTTGTGTATTCTCCATGTAGATGAAATGATGTGGCATCTAAATGAGAATATTTGGTCTCTATCTTAAATTTATTTATAACTGATAAGACAATTTCTATAAATAGACTATTCAATCCATATTTATATAATTCATCCATGACTCTTCCGATTTTATCGTCATTTATATAATCACTTTTTACTCCGCAACCCAATAAGTTTTCAATTCCTTTATCTTCAAAAAATTGACTAAATAAGTATAAAGGTCTTGAGACGAATCCTAATCCATTGATTAAAATCGCTTTGACCACTGTTCCCGATGAAATTTTTTCTCTTCCATCTATGCCTAATTTGGAGTTGATTGTTTCAACTATTCCTATTTCATCAATTAGTCCAGCTACTATTCCTAAGTGATCTAAGTTTTTAATCCCAATCTCTTTTTTTTGATAATCCATTTTTTTTGGTGAGATTTTATTTATCAAAGTTTGATTCCTAATTCTCTCACTTTTTTTGATCGTCCTTATTTCTTTAGCAGCAAAAATACTTATCATCCCACGCTCTGTGCTTCACTTTGTAACATCCTAAGATAACCAAATATAGCGATCGCTATAAGCATCGTCCAGCCAATAATTGTCAGTATTAATACCGAATAATATGAATCTTCTTGGTAACTATTTTTGTCTTATTTGTAATACGTTTTGAAGTGCGGAAGATGGGATATAAGGGGCTGGCAAGTCGATATTCCTAAATCGAAAGGTGGAAGGAATGATTACAAAAATCTACAACTACTTCACAGACATTGCCATGATATGAAAACTACCATCTTTGGTAGTAGGTATGCATGACTTGTATCAAATGATTGAGGAGCCGTGTGATGTGAAAATATCAAGCACGGTTTTGAAGACCAGCAGGGTTGGTGACAGCCTTGCTGAGTTTAACGATCGAGAACAAGCGATCGCTAAAAATTGGATAATTTTACTGAGTCAGGAGACTTAAAATTACTTTTTAGTTGCATTTAAAAATTTTACAGGTTATTACCCAGAATCAGTTCATGTTGATAAAATTTATCGAACCAGAGACAACCGAGCTTGGTCTAAAGAAAGAGGTATGGTAATGAGTGGTCCGCCCTTGGGAAGACCTC
Protein-coding sequences here:
- a CDS encoding cysteine dioxygenase family protein, whose product is MTNPTILEPLPEDQWFIESQELRSFVATVREISAIADDDRPQTLARLEPYFQELLAQQEWLPEKFAQINPESKMGGGIGQWLLYRAKDRSLSVFSLVIPPGSTTPVHDHLAWGLIGLYKGNQEETVYRRVDSGDAEGHAQLQVTEVRSLQPGDIYRLLPPDGDIHAVKTTSQSASVSIHILGNDTGCILRHQFIPESHSVKSFRSGYSNAPCKEEEEKEHAQVR
- a CDS encoding RRXRR domain-containing protein; translated protein: MTKVFILDANQQPLYPVRISRARLLLSQGKATVFQRYPFTIILKESLSHLKLEQLGFKIHPDIKITRNS
- a CDS encoding HNH endonuclease signature motif containing protein, which translates into the protein MKCGRWDIRGWQVDIPKSKGGRNDYKNLQLLHRHCHDMKTTIFGSRYA
- a CDS encoding IS1634 family transposase is translated as MDYQKKEIGIKNLDHLGIVAGLIDEIGIVETINSKLGIDGREKISSGTVVKAILINGLGFVSRPLYLFSQFFEDKGIENLLGCGVKSDYINDDKIGRVMDELYKYGLNSLFIEIVLSVINKFKIETKYSHLDATSFHLHGEYTREKEQEKEAEIIKEKPIIITKGYSRDHRPDLKQCVLDLITSSDGDIPLLMRVGDGNEADKAVFGKILVEFKKQINFESIMVCDSALYSQENIKLIEHLKWITRVPMTIKRAKELVQSVEIEEIDSEEIEKRRILNLDGYKWKEEIVNYGGIKQIWLIVESQKRQKSDLEKLEKNLKAEKNKVEKLLNQLKKEDFQNPDQARYKLKSINKKLKFFEIQEAKLIDKTSKNKTIYKIEGVDHQKLEEIAMIKKEAGRFILATNLVEDEKLKSSEIITNYKNQQSCERGFRFLKNPLFFTDSFFVENPERIETMLFLMSLCLLVYNLGQRELRNSLKRANIGVKNQLGKLTKCPTLKWIFQCFQGIHILTLNGVNQIVNLTQERNFILNFLPVSCQKYYLIS
- a CDS encoding acylphosphatase; its protein translation is MQNSTALPKIVRAHVFISGRVQGVGYRYSTVDTARQLGLTGWVRNLPDSRVEAVFEGAREVVDNMVRWCHSGPPAAVVKDVVVEYEVPEGLQRFEVKRVE
- a CDS encoding RluA family pseudouridine synthase — translated: MVVLHALSNFIDCDFVISDSTPSYWYEGRCLQSGDRLKLPRTSMSEAIAHGLMQQLAKNDCYSREGKMFGILLVELLNGEQRVLKAFSGLLNGCSVVEGWVPPIPGRDEVALEEARTLAQLDAIKQEILSLKQLTERQQYETLSDDFEQQLQAMSDRHRYCKHQRQQKRQQICNILTPEALAIALEQLDEESRQQGIERRQLKRQQNEVLQPLQQLIAATDTRISELKQQRKALSRQLQAQMHATYSLTNFSGRSRSLQQLMPGGSPTGTGDCCAPKLLHYAATHNFKPLAMAEFWWGASSINQDKIQGEFYGACAERCQPLMGFLLSGLRPNPPAPFPARKGGDVIPIIYEDKWLIAVNKPAGLLSVPGRYSDRQDSVLSRLRHLLPDGMMLVSVHRLDRETSGILLLARDRQTHRQLSQQFQQRQIHKVYEAILSGVAIAEQGVIDLPLWGDPENRPYQKVDWQNGKPSLTQFQVMAREQDYTRVEFTPLTGRTHQLRVHAADTRGLGITILGDRLYGCDAVTSRLHLHARELRFEHPQLKKTFYLKAITPF
- a CDS encoding aliphatic sulfonate ABC transporter substrate-binding protein codes for the protein MLNEFKNLLFLLPQHSIKPFNALLVATSWLGLAISGCAPSNVNTNITAKTVSNQTQEKTNLIRLGYQKGGVVPVARQRGELEKKLAAENIKVEWAGPFDRCATLLQAISANQADIGGCGDIPGLSAIAAGQDLCIGAVQRPRAESLVNAIVVRGDSPIRKPADLVGKKVAVNQAGAGEYLLLKVLEKEKIPKEKVQRVFLAPTDAAPALYQGNVDAWAVWEPYVSVAELEHGARRITTTHPAPTYSLMLVRNEAAAKSPEAVKAAFSGLSEEYDWLNANTAKSAEFLVKEIKISPVVAKQVTENQGSQILVTPNADDVAKIQKTADWMLEQKILPKRVDVANTICPTAK
- a CDS encoding LLM class flavin-dependent oxidoreductase; this encodes MPIEFIGMIGTRQISELDGPRVAIAGGSIDAAYVRKFAQAHEDGGFDYVLVGYGSTGPDGLTVASFAAAATERLKFLIAHRPGFVAPTLFARKAATLDHFTNGRIAVHIITGGSDAEQQRDGDWLDRDTRYRRTDEYLDIVRRVWVSDIPFDYDGEFYRLKDAYSDVKPLQQPHIPVYFGGASGAAVPVGAKHSDVYAMWGEPIAAIKERIREVKAVTPPGRSPRFSVSLRPILGDTEAKAWERAHSILSRIKEIRAAKTANQPPLTPYLNSARPQAVGSNRLLQFAQESEIFDKRLWTPIAAATGAYGNTTALVGTPEQVAESLVDYYDAGVTTLLIRGFDPLEDAIAYGRDVIPLVRAEVQRRERQAAVIA
- a CDS encoding class II aldolase/adducin family protein, with product MPRYDRPQPPIFEQVEDERLHRKQRLAAAFRLFGKFGFSEGIAGHITARDPEFTDHFWVNPLGTYFGHIRVSDLILVNREGEVVKGDAEVNRAAFAIHSQIHEARPDVIAAAHAHSLYGKAWSSLGRLLDPLTQDSCAFYEDHALFDDFTGVVLETSEGQRLAEALGPKKAIILRNHSILTVGQTVDEAAFWYISLERSCQAQLLAEAAGRPTIIKHETARLTQTQVGSRTSGWFGFQPLYDRIVREEPDFLN